From the genome of Spirochaetaceae bacterium:
GCATGAATGGCCGAAGGGTAAGCCGAGCTGAGGCATCTCCCTCGCCATCCACCTCAAGATCGCCTTGGAGGTACTCCTGAAAGAACTCTTGGTCGTCCTTGTCGAAGTTCGTGAAATCGCTCCACCACCTCTCATCGTTGAGACCCACATGGGAGACGAGATACACATGATTTGCGGGAGAATAGGGCGTGTCTGGCTGCGCAAGCCTTAGGACACGTCCGACAAACTGCACATACGGAGAAAGGCTGCGGTAAGGCCGAAAAACAGCGGCAACGGAAAGCGTCGGCAGATCATATCCCTCTCCCAGGATGTTCACCTGCACGACGCCATCCGTGACTCCACTGCGCAGAGTCGCCTCAATCCGGTCGCGCTCATCCGCCTTCAATTGGCTGTGGAGCACCTCAACGCGCAAACCCTGTTCTCGATACAGAGCAGCCACCTGCGTGGCGTGCCGAATTGAGCACGCGACCGCAATTATCTGTCTCGGCGAACCAAGCCGGCGTACGGTGTGGAGCTGCTGTACCGAGGCGTTCACGACACTGCGGTTGCACTCCTCGGACAACGCAACACCGCGGCTAAACCAGTCCTTTTCACGCATTTTAATGATCTCGGATATCCCGAGCGTCCTGGTCTCCCCCTCGACCGTGAACGTGATTTCAGTGGGTTTTACGAATAGCGCGTCGATTTGCGAAATGAACCCCATAATCATTGACCGTGCATAGCCGAACCGGTATACCCGCGTCCCCGATACCACTTGCCCGTCCGCCCGCATAGGCGTAGCCGTAAATGAGATGACTTTCGCCTTTTCGAAGTGCGCGAAAAGACGCGCCCATGTTTCCGCTACATTGTGGTGCCCCTCGTCCACCAAGATCATATCGAAGTAGTCTGTAGGAAGCGCTTCGTACCAACGATTGCGCACTCCAGCGAACTGTTGGATGTTCGCGACCACGATATGAGCGGCATCGCAGTCATGAATGTTCGCTCCCGTCTTGAGCTCAGACAGGTAAGGGCCGTCTCGTGGAACAAAGACCCCTCTCTTGCTGTAGAAACAGTTCGGATCGCCGACATTCAGTTCGCGCCGGATGTTTTCGCGAATCGTGAGATTGGGCGCAATAATCAGAACCCGTCCCCGGGCTATACCGAAAGGCGACAGTCCCATCAGTCCCGTCTTGCCACATCCGACCGGAAGCTGTACGTAACAGGGCTCGTCGCTGCCGTTAAAGTGCTCTCGTATAGCAAAATATCCGTCCATCTGTGGTTCCCGCAGTGACTGGTTACGCCAGACGGATACCTCGGTATCCGCAAAGAACCGTTCAATGTCCGTGTTTTTCATCCCAGCCCGTTCCGTAGCTACTGCC
Proteins encoded in this window:
- a CDS encoding DEAD/DEAH box helicase family protein; the encoded protein is MKNTDIERFFADTEVSVWRNQSLREPQMDGYFAIREHFNGSDEPCYVQLPVGCGKTGLMGLSPFGIARGRVLIIAPNLTIRENIRRELNVGDPNCFYSKRGVFVPRDGPYLSELKTGANIHDCDAAHIVVANIQQFAGVRNRWYEALPTDYFDMILVDEGHHNVAETWARLFAHFEKAKVISFTATPMRADGQVVSGTRVYRFGYARSMIMGFISQIDALFVKPTEITFTVEGETRTLGISEIIKMREKDWFSRGVALSEECNRSVVNASVQQLHTVRRLGSPRQIIAVACSIRHATQVAALYREQGLRVEVLHSQLKADERDRIEATLRSGVTDGVVQVNILGEGYDLPTLSVAAVFRPYRSLSPYVQFVGRVLRLAQPDTPYSPANHVYLVSHVGLNDERWWSDFTNFDKDDQEFFQEYLQGDLEVDGEGDASARLTLRPFMRVLNEVVENYQRQGYLKHIDDVMIGDLFDTIRKKGFEPSEFGLTEDIVRARLSRAQAEGQIAAFHRIIQPQERREALKGRLQQEARSIADTVLNRIGLQHRGRDLLKVFSGNFNAEIMIRMASADQNRVMNVESGERQSAGIEQLQRAVDASPDIADKLSSLVREKLEGATP